From Panicum hallii strain FIL2 chromosome 2, PHallii_v3.1, whole genome shotgun sequence, a single genomic window includes:
- the LOC112879647 gene encoding short-chain dehydrogenase TIC 32, chloroplastic-like, translating to MMTSWLLGRRGPSGFSWSSTADQVTEGISAAGLTAVVTGASSGIGAETARTLALRGAHVVMAVRGIPAAQAVRDRVLAEAPGARLDVMELDLSSMASVRAFASQFVARGLPLNILVNNAGVMATPFELSKDGIEMQFATNHVGHFLLTQLLLDTMKKTSRESNVEGRIVNVSSEGHRVAYREGIRFDKINDESVYSSIGAYGQSKLANILHANELTRQFKEENVNITANSLHPGSIITNLLRYHSIIDAFSRTLGKLVLKNAQQGAATTCYVALHPQVKGVSGKYFCDSNLYEPSEKAKDMGLAKRLWDFSVELIT from the exons ATGATGACGTCGTGGCTGCTGGGCCGCCGGGGCCCCTCGGGCTTCTCCTGGAGCTCCACCGCCGACCAGGTCACCGAGGGcatctccgccgccggcctcacCGCCGTCGTCACCG GGGCGTCCAGCGGCATCGGCGCCGAGACGGCGCGGACGCTGGCGCTGCGCGGGGCGCACGTCGTCATGGCCGTCAGGGGCATCCCCGCCGCGCAGGCCGTCAGGGACCGCGTCCTCGCCGAGGCGCCCGGGGCCAGGCTCGACGTCATGGAGCTCGACCTCTCGTCCATGGCCTCCGTCCGCGCCTTCGCATCCCAGTTCGTCGCCAGGGGGCTCCCCCTCAACATCCTCGT CAACAATGCAGGAGTAATGGCAACACCTTTTGAGCTTTCAAAGGATGGCATTGAGATGCAGTTTGCAACTAACCATGTTG GCCATTTTCTGCTGACACAACTTCTGCTGGATACCATGAAGAAGACCTCTCGTGAATCAAATGTGGAAGGAAGAATTGTCAACGTTTCATCAGAGGGGCACAGAGTTGCATACCGGGAAGGCATCCGTTTTGATAAGATTAATGATGAATCAGT GTATAGCAGCATTGGAGCATATGGGCAGTCAAAGCTTGCAAATATCTTGCACGCTAATGAACTCACCAGGCAATTCAAG GAAGAGAATGTCAACATAACTGCAAATTCTCTTCATCCTGGCTCCATTATCACGAACCTTCTTCGGTACCACAGTATCATAGATG CTTTCAGTCGGACACTTGGGAAATTGGTGCTGAAAAATGCTCAACAG GGTGCGGCAACCACATGCTATGTGGCACTCCACCCGCAGGTGAAGGGCGTGTCCGGGAAGTACTTCTGCGACAGTAACCTGTACGAACCGAGCGAGAAAGCCAAGGACATGGGGCTTGCCAAGAGGCTCTGGGATTTCAGCGTCGAGCTCATCACCTAG
- the LOC112879645 gene encoding probable anion transporter 4, chloroplastic, translated as MAMGAVLSSRSFASPPSSVKRHELKYSTSTQNKCVCSSVPGQRFHRHITWTSFFPAQSHSRSTISARHQISGRFQNPSLKSSGDLLKVSNASINKRVLSRVDCFLTSDPASGGWLKPSRWQNFTSTTWESAYVHPEYRLPIRKRADCKAGQYEITGSPFSPSDGSDAILVGDTSNISPWWQQFPKRWTIVLLCFFAFLLCNMDRVNMSIAILPMASEFSWSPATVGLIQSSFFWGYLLTQILGGIWADRFGGKVVLGFGVVWWSIATVLTPLAAKIGLPCLLITRAFMGIGEGVAMPAMNNILSKWIPVSERSRSLALVYSGMYLGSVTGLAFSPVLISRFGWPSVFYAFGSLGSIWFALWQFKAHSSPDDDPEVSKAEKRHILGGNALKEPITSIPWRLILSKAPVWALIISHFCHNWGTFILLTWMPTYYNQVLKFNLTESGLLCVLPWLTMAIFANIGGWIADTLVQRGISITNVRKIMQSIGFLGPALFLTLLSKVQTPAMAVLCMACSQGSDAFSQSGLYSNHQDIGPRYAGVLLGLSNTAGVLAGVFGTAATGYILQKGSWDGVFKVSVVLYIVGTVVWNVFSTGEKILE; from the exons ATGGCCATGGGAGCTGTACTCTCCAGCAGAAGCTTCGCCTCTCCGCCCTCTTCAG TAAAGAGACATGAGCTGAAATATTCCACATCAACACAGAACAAGTGTGTGTGTTCATCGGTTCCTGGACAAAGATTCCATCGACACATTACTTGGACCTCTTTTTTCCCGGCCCAAAGTCATTCAAGAAGCACTATATCGGCAAGACATCAGATATCTGGGCGATTTCAGAACCCTTCGTTGAAATCCTCCGGAGACCTTCTGAAGGTCTCCAATGCAAGCATCAACAAGAGAGTTCTATCCAGGGTTGATTGCTTTCTCACTTCAGACCCAGCAAGCGGTGGTTGGCTAAAACCAAGTAGGTGGCAGAATTTCACTAGTACTACTTGGGAGAGCGCTTATGTCCACCCGGAGTACAGACTACCCATCAGAAAACGTGCTGACTGCAAAGCTGGGCAGTATGAAATCACAGGATCACCGTTCAGCCCTTCTGATGGTTCTGATGCAATTCTGGTTGGAGATACGAGCAACATTTCTCCCTGGTGGCAGCAGTTCCCAAAGCGATGGACGATcgtactcctctgcttctttgCATTCCTCCTCTGCAATATGGACCGT GTAAATATGAGTATTGCTATACTACCAATGGCGTCAGAGTTCAGCTGGAGCCCAGCAACCGTTGGCCTAATCCAATCATCTTTCTTTTGGGGCTACCTTCTTACTCAG ATTCTTGGAGGTATTTGGGCCGATAGGTTTGGTGGCAAGGTTGTGCTAGGATTTGGTGTTGTATGGTGGTCAATTGCAACAGTTCTTACACCCCTTGCTGCCAAGATTGGACTTCCATGCTTGCTCATCACACGTGCGTTCATGGGGATAGGCGAG GGTGTTGCCATGCCTGCTATGAACAACATCCTTTCCAAATGGATCCCAGTTTCTGAGAGGAGCAGATCTCTTGCTTTAGTTTACAGTGGAATGTACCTTGGTTCAGTCACCGGCCTCGCTTTCTCACCTGTGTTGATCAGCAGGTTCGGTTGGCCTTCTGTTTTTTACGCATTTGGGTCCCTAGGAAGCATCTGGTTTGCACTTTGGCAATTCAAA GCACACAGCTctccagatgatgatccagaagtGAGCAAAGCTGAAAAGAGGCACATACTAGGTGGTAATGCCTTAAAGGAGCCTATCACTTCGATACCATGGAGACTAATTCTATCAAAGGCTCCAGTATGGGCTCTAATAATATCACATTTTTGTCATAACTGGGGAACATTCATTCTGCTAACATGGATGCCCACATACTATAACCAG GTTCTGAAGTTCAATCTCACTGAATCCGGGCTGCTGTGTGTCTTGCCATGGCTGACAATGGCTATTTTTGCAAATATCGGCGGTTGGATTGCTGACACTCTTGTTCAGAGAGGGATTTCTATAACAAATGTCCGTAAG ATCATGCAATCTATTGGTTTCCTTGGACCTGCCTTGTTCTTGACGCTGCTGAGCAAAGTCCAAACTCCAGCCATGGCCGTGTTGTGCATGGCATGTAGTCAG GGTAGTGATGCTTTTTCACAATCTGGGCTGTATTCCAACCACCAAGATATAGGACCACGTTACGCG GGAGTACTTCTCGGACTGTCAAACACTGCCGGCGTGCTTGCAGGGGTTTTTGGTACTGCTGCCACTGGCTACATTCTTCAGAAAG GTTCTTGGGATGGTGTGTTCAAGGTTTCTGTTGTGCTGTACATAGTAGGAACAGTGGTGTGGAATGTCTTTTCAACCGGAGAGAAAATTCTTGAATGA